The following proteins are co-located in the uncultured Tolumonas sp. genome:
- a CDS encoding response regulator — MENPAGEILYQELPYHVLLTSNAKRSPLKTIWLVMLLSVIGLTIFGHRLTIDSSLLSINNGNLSLQLDPTVSLSLLSLLWFGLRWSILPLFAITLLQTTLHGDIPQALVFAASHLMLFGMIAQAYRSLPLSLDFKRLHSWFTFLLVMFISCSIGAGVDLLLSNIAVTAQYQHWLQWWVCNWLDAIMILPLLFCFTPYVHQYRGHLFPVTTTSIYPRRQATLSVILLISGVLLYLSLSYSLGLSSLAAVKSDAEKTVGRFSEIVLLTLCISGFIMISLAYLGYHIFRHWSVFLEHQAHEAIRANEAKSHLLSKMTRELHTPLNTITGLTRLALGSTLTQPQREQINKIRTSAALLNSVINELLDYSKIEANQLALEFTAFALEEVVNRVAGVLSPNCSERRISFIVDLSPDIPRFILGDPLRVEQILLTLLSHAIKQTHRGHVLLRITPGVKNESHLKLYFEIVDTGTGMDATQISELFQPFQQHDNTVASGGSGLGLAISQQLVRLMGGDIHVSSEVGVGTEFVFSLQVGFRPDSVSGNIGFVCNKRWLLLHNQPEIAAILNTQLQRIGGTVHDLGHELLIQQWLGGMLNHEIATPDMLLLSHRIGAIDGITLLRKLRAMPAWKTTPVLFLSPQSEEDNYRTLLNDDPYTELLPLPFYGVMLCNAIMSVLGLGARTSITRLPAHDWRNILHDIDVLLVEDNAINRQVALETLQQVGVAVQVAENGKEGIEKATRGKFDLILMDVDLPEVDGITATYWLRNQGYNTPILAMTAFDDPKERERCLKAGMNDFMIKPFEPDTLYSLVYRWTIGQGEQTELVKDIPDSHPFLEPSSPSEIALDVILGFSRVGNNPQLYQQILGTFRDEYSDQGRKLLAMVEREEWVALERIAHNLKSVARYIGADGLSAAASDLELLLRRHEARASRAIMTKKLVANIHILLMAVFDIIKSIPVIAEAGKTAGGDIEALEQQQDKQNLPRILVIDDELIHRQMLSSLLQHDCDVLAVADSTTALELVFKQPVDLILLDMVMPDVRGDEVMRQLRSHPATRDIDIVIISSRHDVEDEETGFLMGAIDYITKPFYPTIVQARIRNVLRLIHQRRLLDQLAHLDGLTGIPNRRKFEQVIENEWARHQRAAQPLSLAILDVDHFKRFNDTFGHARGDDVLQAVASSIRDMLRRTGDFAARLGGEEFVLVFSGADAQSSAVMAEHVRRAMEQIELPVGKITVSIGGVTLIPEGQYSLEQAMETADQLLYEAKQNGRNRVCWQSRLN; from the coding sequence ATGGAAAACCCAGCAGGCGAAATCCTTTATCAGGAATTGCCATATCATGTATTACTCACATCGAATGCTAAGCGCAGCCCGTTAAAAACTATTTGGCTGGTCATGTTGCTTTCGGTGATTGGGCTCACCATCTTTGGCCATCGGCTAACCATCGATTCTAGTTTGTTATCTATCAACAACGGCAACTTATCTCTCCAGCTAGATCCAACGGTTTCATTGAGTTTATTGTCATTACTCTGGTTTGGCTTACGCTGGAGTATATTGCCATTGTTTGCCATTACATTACTGCAAACGACCTTGCATGGCGATATCCCCCAGGCATTGGTGTTTGCTGCCAGCCATCTGATGTTATTTGGCATGATTGCGCAGGCTTACCGTTCATTACCATTGTCATTAGATTTTAAGCGCCTGCATAGCTGGTTTACATTTTTGTTGGTGATGTTTATTAGCTGTTCCATTGGCGCGGGCGTTGATCTGCTGTTGAGTAATATTGCGGTGACTGCGCAGTATCAGCATTGGTTGCAATGGTGGGTGTGTAATTGGTTAGACGCAATCATGATATTGCCATTGCTGTTTTGTTTCACACCCTATGTTCATCAATACCGTGGCCATCTTTTTCCAGTGACTACCACGTCTATTTATCCCCGCCGGCAGGCAACATTGTCAGTTATTTTGCTGATTTCGGGAGTGTTACTTTATCTCTCATTGTCTTATTCATTGGGGCTGAGTTCGCTGGCTGCGGTTAAATCTGATGCTGAAAAAACTGTGGGTCGTTTCTCAGAGATTGTCTTACTGACGCTGTGTATATCTGGTTTTATTATGATCAGCCTTGCATATCTTGGTTATCATATTTTTCGACATTGGTCTGTTTTTCTGGAACACCAAGCCCATGAAGCCATACGGGCAAATGAGGCTAAATCGCACCTGTTGTCAAAGATGACGCGGGAATTACATACGCCTTTAAATACCATTACCGGTTTAACTCGCTTAGCCTTGGGCTCTACGCTGACACAACCACAACGTGAACAGATCAACAAAATCAGAACATCCGCTGCCTTGTTAAATAGCGTCATCAACGAGCTGTTGGATTACTCCAAAATTGAAGCGAACCAGTTGGCGTTAGAGTTCACCGCGTTTGCTTTAGAAGAGGTGGTGAACCGTGTGGCGGGTGTATTAAGCCCCAACTGCAGTGAGAGACGAATTTCTTTTATTGTCGATTTATCTCCTGATATTCCTCGTTTCATTCTTGGCGATCCGCTACGAGTAGAACAAATTCTGCTTACTTTATTAAGTCATGCAATTAAGCAGACCCATCGTGGTCACGTGTTATTACGTATTACCCCGGGTGTAAAAAATGAGTCTCATTTAAAGCTTTATTTTGAGATTGTTGATACAGGCACGGGGATGGACGCTACACAAATTTCCGAGCTCTTCCAGCCCTTCCAACAACACGACAATACGGTTGCTTCTGGCGGTAGTGGGTTGGGTCTGGCGATCAGTCAACAGTTAGTCAGGTTAATGGGCGGTGATATTCATGTTTCCAGCGAAGTCGGTGTTGGAACAGAGTTTGTTTTTTCTCTTCAGGTCGGTTTCCGGCCGGATAGTGTGTCTGGAAATATCGGGTTTGTTTGCAATAAGCGCTGGTTGCTGCTGCATAACCAACCGGAAATTGCTGCGATTTTAAATACACAATTACAGCGTATCGGCGGCACAGTACATGATTTGGGGCATGAATTACTGATCCAGCAATGGCTCGGTGGCATGCTAAACCATGAAATAGCAACCCCCGATATGCTGCTGTTAAGTCATCGTATTGGTGCTATCGACGGTATTACGTTATTACGTAAATTACGTGCTATGCCAGCCTGGAAAACAACGCCGGTTTTATTTTTGTCTCCGCAATCAGAAGAAGATAATTACCGTACGTTGCTGAATGACGATCCGTATACGGAACTGCTGCCATTACCGTTTTATGGGGTAATGCTGTGTAATGCCATTATGTCTGTGTTGGGGTTAGGTGCCAGAACCTCGATTACTCGTCTGCCGGCGCATGACTGGCGAAATATACTGCATGATATTGATGTTTTGTTGGTTGAGGACAATGCCATTAATCGTCAGGTGGCATTAGAAACCTTGCAACAGGTTGGTGTGGCGGTACAGGTGGCTGAAAACGGTAAAGAGGGTATCGAAAAAGCCACCCGAGGAAAATTTGATTTGATCCTGATGGATGTTGACTTACCAGAGGTCGATGGCATCACCGCAACTTATTGGCTAAGAAACCAAGGTTATAACACGCCAATCTTAGCGATGACGGCTTTCGACGACCCCAAAGAGCGGGAGCGCTGCCTGAAAGCCGGAATGAATGACTTTATGATCAAGCCCTTCGAGCCTGACACACTGTATTCCTTAGTGTATCGCTGGACGATAGGGCAGGGCGAGCAAACGGAATTAGTTAAAGATATACCTGATAGTCATCCATTCTTAGAGCCTTCGTCACCATCAGAAATAGCCTTGGACGTCATTTTGGGTTTTTCCCGGGTAGGTAACAACCCTCAGCTTTATCAGCAGATCTTAGGTACGTTCCGGGATGAATACAGCGATCAAGGGCGGAAATTATTGGCCATGGTCGAACGTGAAGAATGGGTTGCTCTGGAGCGGATTGCGCATAATTTGAAATCGGTAGCTCGTTATATTGGTGCCGATGGATTGTCAGCTGCAGCCAGCGATCTAGAGTTATTACTCCGTCGTCATGAAGCAAGAGCCTCCCGTGCCATCATGACCAAAAAACTGGTCGCGAATATTCATATTTTGCTGATGGCGGTGTTCGATATCATCAAATCAATTCCCGTCATTGCGGAGGCAGGTAAAACGGCTGGTGGTGATATTGAAGCACTGGAACAGCAGCAAGATAAGCAAAACTTACCCCGGATATTGGTTATTGATGATGAGCTGATCCATCGACAAATGCTGAGTTCGTTATTACAACATGATTGTGACGTGTTAGCTGTTGCTGATAGTACAACAGCTCTGGAGTTAGTATTTAAACAACCGGTAGATTTGATTTTACTGGATATGGTTATGCCCGATGTTCGCGGTGATGAAGTGATGCGTCAATTGCGTAGCCACCCGGCCACACGAGATATTGATATTGTGATCATCAGTTCCCGTCATGATGTTGAAGATGAAGAGACCGGTTTTTTGATGGGTGCTATCGATTACATTACCAAGCCGTTTTACCCCACTATTGTGCAAGCGCGGATCCGCAATGTATTAAGGTTGATCCATCAACGTCGTTTATTAGACCAGCTGGCGCATTTAGATGGTCTGACCGGAATTCCCAATCGTCGTAAATTTGAACAAGTCATCGAGAATGAGTGGGCTCGTCATCAACGGGCAGCGCAGCCGCTTTCATTAGCAATTCTCGATGTAGATCATTTCAAGCGTTTTAACGACACCTTTGGTCATGCGCGGGGTGATGATGTTTTGCAGGCAGTTGCCAGTTCTATTCGTGACATGTTGCGACGGACGGGTGATTTCGCGGCTCGTTTGGGGGGTGAAGAGTTTGTCTTAGTGTTTAGTGGCGCAGATGCGCAAAGCAGTGCCGTGATGGCAGAACATGTTCGCCGGGCCATGGAGCAGATTGAATTACCAGTTGGTAAAATTACCGTCAGTATTGGTGGGGTCACGTTGATCCCGGAAGGGCAGTACTCTTTGGAACAGGCGATGGAAACAGCCGACCAATTACTCTATGAAGCGAAACAAAATGGTCGTAACCGTGTTTGTTGGCAATCAAGACTTAATTAA
- a CDS encoding DNA/RNA non-specific endonuclease, with translation MFKNSITLALCLMSTSVFATNCPQHYFNGQEPKLTIPLQQDQELCYIAFATGYSYSSKTAFYSAEHLTKKNVAAAKTLERIDSFHEDANLPETARAELADYKGSGFDRGHLAPNADMPNKDAQHESFSLANMVPQLHANNAGIWSDIETTTRVMATKYGDVYVVTGGLYNASTQKLKNRIPVPNAMFKAIYTPKTGEAGVYVSDNNADGHYKVISVDQLKKISGLDVFPGIPAKAKAIPAELPEAQRIKGKKAVLDKKLHKLKNLLVGHLG, from the coding sequence GTGTTTAAAAACAGCATCACCCTTGCATTATGTCTGATGAGCACATCAGTATTCGCAACAAACTGCCCTCAGCATTATTTTAATGGTCAGGAACCCAAACTGACGATCCCTCTGCAACAAGATCAAGAACTTTGTTACATCGCATTTGCGACCGGTTATTCGTATTCCTCAAAAACAGCCTTTTATTCCGCCGAACATCTGACCAAAAAGAATGTGGCTGCCGCAAAAACATTAGAGCGTATCGATTCGTTTCATGAAGATGCAAATCTACCTGAAACAGCCAGAGCAGAACTAGCTGACTATAAGGGAAGCGGATTTGATCGTGGACATCTGGCTCCGAATGCCGATATGCCGAACAAAGATGCCCAGCATGAGTCATTTTCGTTAGCCAATATGGTTCCGCAGCTGCATGCCAATAATGCCGGCATCTGGAGCGATATAGAGACAACCACCCGGGTCATGGCCACCAAATACGGTGATGTGTATGTCGTCACTGGAGGGCTATATAACGCCTCCACACAGAAACTTAAAAACCGGATCCCAGTTCCTAATGCTATGTTCAAAGCGATTTACACCCCAAAAACCGGCGAAGCGGGTGTATATGTCTCTGATAACAACGCAGATGGCCATTACAAAGTCATCTCTGTCGATCAATTGAAAAAAATAAGCGGTCTGGATGTATTTCCCGGCATACCGGCAAAAGCAAAGGCCATTCCAGCCGAACTTCCGGAAGCGCAACGGATAAAAGGCAAAAAAGCAGTATTAGATAAAAAACTGCATAAGTTAAAAAATTTGCTGGTTGGTCATCTCGGTTAA
- a CDS encoding GGDEF domain-containing protein — protein sequence MFISKLLFGNFKQSEFGEDEEFKYKLLTVLIVSGAIFTLLLILASDIGANPIAGPHHTSMWIFSVVALLLWAVLRSRIHLVKQVAVCYEIVCLFEYVSVLVYVPYDELRILWFYTNVPSVYILLGKKAGFIVTIASIAMICVLNGSLQTPYSSNALATGISALLYLAIFFHVYVDRSMSYYERMKASNDKLIEMATTDPLTGLLNARAYYDACDKQISLSHRMKAGYSVLFIDLDHFKKINDTYGHAIGDVVLKQTAHCLATNLRKSDIVGRIGGEEFSVFLPDTDQQHAVVLAETMRKYIELQKIDAGNGLLIQITASIGVSAEEGLGVSTMTELQKCADSAMYDTKHAGRNRVSVFG from the coding sequence ATGTTCATATCTAAACTGTTGTTTGGCAATTTCAAGCAATCTGAATTTGGTGAAGATGAAGAATTTAAGTACAAGCTACTTACCGTTTTAATAGTCAGTGGGGCTATTTTTACTTTACTTCTGATACTGGCAAGTGATATCGGCGCAAATCCAATAGCAGGTCCGCACCATACCTCCATGTGGATTTTTTCTGTTGTGGCTTTGCTCCTATGGGCGGTGTTACGAAGTCGCATACATTTAGTAAAACAAGTCGCGGTCTGTTATGAAATAGTTTGCCTTTTTGAATATGTATCAGTGTTAGTTTATGTCCCTTACGATGAGTTGCGGATCTTGTGGTTTTATACCAATGTTCCTAGCGTATACATACTGTTGGGGAAAAAAGCAGGTTTCATCGTGACGATCGCATCAATAGCAATGATTTGCGTCTTAAATGGTTCTCTACAAACACCTTACTCATCAAATGCCTTAGCAACAGGTATCAGTGCACTACTCTATCTAGCTATCTTTTTTCACGTTTATGTTGATAGGTCTATGTCATATTACGAGCGAATGAAAGCCTCTAACGACAAACTTATCGAAATGGCAACAACAGATCCGCTGACGGGCTTGCTGAATGCCAGAGCCTATTACGATGCTTGCGATAAACAAATCAGCTTGTCCCATAGAATGAAGGCGGGTTATTCCGTTTTGTTTATAGACTTAGATCATTTTAAAAAAATAAATGATACCTATGGCCATGCGATCGGGGATGTAGTGCTAAAGCAAACAGCACATTGTTTAGCCACTAACTTACGCAAATCAGATATTGTTGGTCGCATTGGTGGTGAAGAGTTTTCAGTCTTCCTCCCCGATACAGATCAACAGCATGCGGTTGTTCTTGCTGAAACGATGCGAAAATATATAGAACTGCAAAAAATTGATGCTGGAAATGGACTTTTGATACAAATCACAGCAAGTATTGGAGTGTCAGCAGAAGAAGGTTTAGGTGTATCAACGATGACTGAACTGCAAAAATGTGCTGATTCCGCTATGTATGATACAAAGCATGCAGGAAGAAATAGAGTGTCTGTATTCGGGTAA
- the fis gene encoding DNA-binding transcriptional regulator Fis — MLDQNLTSEALVTTVTHAQTHQPVQRPLRDSVQQALRNYLAQLNGQDITELYDMVLSEVEAPMLDIIMQYTRGNQTRAATMMGINRGTLRKKLKKYGMN, encoded by the coding sequence ATGTTGGATCAAAACCTGACTTCTGAGGCACTGGTAACCACCGTCACTCACGCCCAAACTCATCAACCTGTTCAGCGTCCACTGCGTGACTCCGTACAGCAGGCTTTACGTAACTATCTGGCGCAATTGAACGGTCAGGACATCACCGAACTGTACGATATGGTTCTGAGTGAAGTTGAAGCTCCTATGCTCGACATTATCATGCAGTACACCCGTGGTAACCAAACCCGTGCTGCAACCATGATGGGCATCAACCGTGGTACCCTGCGTAAAAAACTGAAAAAATACGGCATGAACTAA
- the dusB gene encoding tRNA dihydrouridine synthase DusB yields MQIGPYSLSAPVVVAPMAGVSDQPFRQLCLRMGAGMAVSEMMSANPETWGTDKSLKRMYLADEPGIRAVQIVGSEPDWMADAARRSVSEGAQIIDINMGCPAKKINRRLAGSALLQDPALVREILQTVVAAVDVPVTLKIRTGWDTEHRNGVEIAEIAESCGVQALTVHGRTRACLFNGQAEYDTIRAIKQHISIPVVANGDIDTPQKALAVLEYTGADAIMIGRAAQGQPWLFNRIRHFLTHGSDLPSPEWDEVKAIVLEHVAALHQFYGEAKGVRFARKHVAWYLEKYESAKHFRRGFNTLTSAEEQLDALKLYFSNAIA; encoded by the coding sequence ATGCAAATTGGACCTTATTCGTTATCAGCCCCGGTTGTTGTTGCACCGATGGCTGGTGTTTCAGACCAACCGTTCCGGCAGTTGTGTCTGCGAATGGGAGCTGGCATGGCGGTCTCTGAGATGATGTCGGCTAACCCGGAAACCTGGGGTACCGACAAATCGCTTAAGCGAATGTATTTGGCTGATGAGCCGGGCATACGCGCTGTGCAGATAGTGGGATCAGAACCGGATTGGATGGCCGATGCCGCCCGTCGTTCTGTTTCCGAAGGTGCACAGATAATTGATATCAACATGGGTTGCCCAGCTAAAAAGATTAACCGTCGTTTAGCCGGTTCAGCCCTATTGCAAGACCCTGCGCTGGTGCGCGAGATCTTGCAAACCGTAGTCGCTGCCGTTGATGTGCCTGTTACCCTGAAGATCCGAACCGGATGGGATACAGAACATCGTAATGGCGTTGAAATTGCTGAAATAGCAGAATCCTGTGGTGTTCAGGCCTTAACTGTACACGGGCGTACCCGTGCGTGTTTATTTAATGGTCAGGCCGAATACGACACGATCCGCGCTATCAAACAGCATATTTCTATTCCGGTCGTTGCGAACGGTGATATTGATACTCCGCAAAAAGCACTGGCTGTACTGGAGTACACCGGTGCTGATGCCATCATGATTGGACGGGCTGCGCAAGGACAACCTTGGTTGTTTAATCGCATCCGCCATTTTTTGACGCACGGTTCTGATCTGCCATCGCCAGAATGGGATGAAGTCAAAGCCATTGTGCTGGAACATGTTGCAGCTTTGCATCAGTTCTACGGCGAAGCCAAAGGAGTGCGTTTTGCCAGAAAACATGTTGCCTGGTATTTGGAGAAATACGAGTCAGCAAAGCATTTCCGCAGAGGTTTCAATACGTTAACAAGTGCTGAAGAGCAACTTGACGCATTGAAGCTGTATTTTAGTAACGCAATTGCATAA
- the prmA gene encoding 50S ribosomal protein L11 methyltransferase, translating into MPWIQIKINATAKSANKVSNMLMGLGAQAVTYMDAQDTPVYEPLPGETKLWGDTRCIGLFDAEVDPAPIIAFFQKHISEDVPYQVELLEDKDWVREWMEHFQPMQFGERLWICPSWRDVPDPTAVNVLLDPGLAFGTGTHPTTALCLQWLDSLDLSGKTLVDFGCGSGILAIAALKLGAARVIGIDIDPQAIEASRDNAQRNGVSDQLELYLPEDQPAGLQADIVVANILAGPLRELSGLISGLVKSQGRMAISGILESQAPELLEVYGQWFAMNPATTREEWCRLDGIKKA; encoded by the coding sequence ATGCCCTGGATCCAAATCAAAATCAATGCAACCGCCAAAAGCGCCAATAAAGTCAGCAATATGTTGATGGGACTGGGCGCACAGGCTGTCACCTACATGGACGCCCAAGATACGCCGGTTTATGAACCGCTACCGGGGGAAACGAAATTATGGGGCGATACCCGCTGCATTGGTCTGTTTGATGCGGAAGTAGACCCAGCCCCCATCATCGCGTTTTTCCAGAAACACATCAGTGAAGATGTGCCATATCAGGTTGAGCTGCTGGAAGATAAAGATTGGGTGCGTGAATGGATGGAACATTTCCAGCCGATGCAGTTTGGTGAACGTCTGTGGATCTGCCCAAGCTGGCGTGATGTGCCGGATCCGACTGCTGTCAACGTTTTGCTTGATCCTGGTTTAGCCTTTGGTACTGGTACACACCCGACCACCGCACTTTGTCTGCAATGGCTGGACAGCCTCGATCTGAGCGGCAAAACCCTGGTCGATTTTGGCTGTGGGTCCGGCATTCTGGCGATAGCCGCCCTGAAACTGGGGGCAGCACGCGTGATCGGTATTGATATTGATCCACAGGCGATTGAAGCAAGCCGCGATAATGCGCAGCGTAATGGTGTCAGTGATCAGCTGGAATTGTATCTGCCAGAAGATCAACCAGCAGGGCTACAAGCCGATATCGTGGTGGCTAATATTCTGGCTGGCCCGTTACGTGAGCTGTCTGGTTTGATCAGCGGACTGGTTAAATCACAAGGCCGCATGGCTATTTCCGGTATCTTAGAAAGTCAGGCGCCAGAGCTGCTTGAGGTTTATGGTCAGTGGTTTGCGATGAATCCGGCAACAACCCGTGAAGAATGGTGTCGCCTGGATGGAATAAAAAAAGCCTGA
- the accC gene encoding acetyl-CoA carboxylase biotin carboxylase subunit has translation MLDKIVIANRGEIALRILRACKELGIKTVAVHSTADRDLKHVKLADETICIGKPSAKDSYLNVPSIIAAAEVTGAVAIHPGYGFLSENADFAEQVEKSGFIFIGPRAETIRLMGDKVSAINAMKKAGVPCVPGSGGPIGDDAKENAAIAKRIGYPVIIKAAGGGGGRGMRVVRHEEELQNSVALTKSEAGQFFGNDMVYMEKYLENPRHIEIQVLADGQGNAIYLGERDCSMQRRHQKVVEEAPAPGITEEMRRYIGERCVRACIEINYRGAGTFEFLYENGEFYFIEMNTRIQVEHPVTEMITSVDLIKEQLKIAAGQPLSIKQDEIRIRGHAIECRINAEDPQTFLPAPGKIQWFHAPGGLGVRWDSHIYSGYTVPPHYDSMIGKLICYGENRDVAIARMRHALDEIVVEGIKTNIPLHKEILRDENFHNGGTNIHYLHKKLGL, from the coding sequence ATGTTGGATAAAATTGTCATCGCTAACCGTGGTGAAATCGCTTTGCGCATCCTGCGGGCATGCAAAGAGCTGGGTATCAAAACGGTAGCCGTGCATTCCACCGCAGACCGCGATCTGAAACACGTTAAACTGGCTGACGAAACCATCTGTATTGGTAAGCCGTCGGCTAAAGATTCTTATCTGAACGTACCTTCTATTATTGCTGCAGCAGAAGTCACTGGGGCCGTAGCGATTCACCCTGGTTATGGCTTCTTGTCTGAAAATGCGGACTTTGCTGAGCAAGTAGAAAAATCAGGCTTTATCTTTATCGGCCCACGAGCCGAAACCATCCGTTTGATGGGTGATAAAGTATCCGCTATCAATGCAATGAAAAAAGCGGGCGTACCTTGTGTACCAGGTTCTGGCGGCCCTATCGGCGATGACGCCAAAGAAAATGCGGCCATCGCGAAACGCATCGGTTATCCGGTGATCATCAAAGCAGCCGGTGGCGGTGGTGGTCGTGGTATGCGTGTGGTGCGTCACGAAGAAGAACTGCAAAACTCTGTTGCACTGACCAAATCAGAAGCAGGCCAGTTCTTTGGCAACGACATGGTTTACATGGAAAAATATCTGGAAAATCCTCGCCATATTGAGATCCAGGTATTAGCCGATGGCCAAGGTAATGCGATCTATCTGGGTGAACGTGATTGCTCTATGCAACGTCGTCACCAAAAAGTGGTAGAAGAAGCGCCTGCACCGGGCATTACAGAAGAAATGCGTCGTTACATTGGCGAACGTTGCGTTCGTGCTTGTATCGAAATTAACTACCGTGGCGCTGGTACTTTTGAGTTCCTGTACGAAAACGGCGAGTTCTATTTCATCGAAATGAATACCCGTATTCAAGTAGAACATCCGGTAACAGAAATGATCACCAGTGTCGATCTGATCAAAGAACAGCTGAAAATTGCTGCTGGTCAGCCGCTGTCGATCAAACAGGATGAAATTCGTATCCGTGGTCATGCGATCGAGTGTCGTATCAACGCCGAAGATCCACAGACCTTCCTGCCGGCACCCGGCAAGATCCAGTGGTTCCATGCACCGGGCGGTTTAGGTGTGCGCTGGGATTCGCATATTTATTCTGGCTATACCGTACCACCGCATTACGATTCGATGATCGGCAAATTGATTTGTTATGGTGAAAACCGTGATGTGGCTATCGCGCGTATGCGCCATGCACTGGATGAAATTGTGGTAGAAGGGATCAAGACCAACATTCCACTACACAAAGAAATCCTGCGTGATGAGAACTTCCACAACGGTGGCACCAATATTCACTATCTACACAAGAAGTTAGGTCTCTAA
- the accB gene encoding acetyl-CoA carboxylase biotin carboxyl carrier protein, protein MDIRKIKKLIELVEESGIVELEITEGEESVRISRAVSGQAAPMVNFAVPQAPQAAMPAAAAVAPAVSAAAPEAVNGHTMRSPMVGTFYRSSGPDAKAFVEVGQSVKVGDPLCIVEAMKMMNQIQSDKSGVVKNILVENGDTVEFDQPLFIIE, encoded by the coding sequence ATGGATATCCGTAAAATCAAAAAACTGATCGAGCTGGTTGAAGAATCCGGCATTGTTGAACTGGAAATCACCGAAGGTGAAGAGTCAGTTCGCATCAGCCGCGCAGTCAGCGGTCAGGCGGCACCTATGGTCAATTTTGCAGTACCACAGGCACCTCAAGCTGCAATGCCAGCAGCTGCTGCTGTCGCCCCTGCAGTAAGCGCCGCAGCACCAGAAGCTGTAAACGGCCATACTATGCGCTCACCAATGGTGGGGACGTTCTACCGCTCTTCTGGCCCAGATGCAAAAGCATTTGTTGAAGTGGGTCAATCGGTAAAAGTGGGTGATCCACTGTGTATCGTTGAAGCCATGAAAATGATGAACCAGATCCAATCTGATAAATCGGGTGTGGTGAAAAACATTCTGGTTGAGAACGGCGACACCGTTGAATTTGATCAGCCTCTGTTTATCATCGAATAA
- the aroQ gene encoding type II 3-dehydroquinate dehydratase has protein sequence MTAKFRILVLNGPNLNLLGKREPGIYGAATLDDIVSRLQQLAMNMDVELTHKQSNAEYELVDTIHQAMGKIDFILINPAAFTHTSVAIRDALLGVAIPFIEIHLSNVHAREPFRHHSYLSDVAKGVICGLGADGYEFALTAAVRYLERSSPI, from the coding sequence ATGACTGCAAAGTTCCGCATTTTAGTGCTTAACGGCCCGAATCTGAATCTGCTGGGAAAACGTGAACCCGGGATCTACGGCGCCGCAACACTGGACGATATTGTCAGCCGTTTGCAACAACTTGCCATGAATATGGATGTTGAACTGACGCACAAACAATCTAATGCGGAATATGAACTGGTGGATACCATCCATCAGGCGATGGGAAAAATTGATTTTATCCTCATCAATCCGGCAGCTTTCACTCATACCAGTGTTGCAATTCGTGATGCTTTGTTGGGTGTAGCTATTCCGTTTATCGAAATTCATTTATCGAATGTTCATGCCCGTGAGCCCTTCCGTCATCACTCCTATTTGTCTGATGTGGCTAAAGGCGTGATATGTGGTTTAGGTGCTGATGGATATGAATTCGCACTTACCGCGGCCGTCCGTTATCTGGAACGGTCATCCCCTATTTGA